The Salirhabdus salicampi genome includes the window TCGTCGAAAGACAATTCAAAGAAGCGGCGTGTTGGCAGAGACATATCCTTCCGTATTTATCGTCGAATTAGATCAAGATGAAAACGCGTTTGAGAGAGTGTCATACAGCTATGCTGACGTGTTGACCGAGACAGTGGAGTTAACTTTCTTTGATGATATGAGTAAGATGGCTTAAAGGAAGCAGTAGACGTTAGTTTACTGCTTTGTTTTTTACATAAAACAGAAGCCTATAGATCGGATAAAATAAAACGTGAATGGTAATAATATGATTGTCGTAAAACCTAAGGAAGGGAGCTGTTACCTTATGGGTAGACGTAGAGGTGTTATGTCAGACCAATTTAAAGAGGAACTAGCTAAGGATTTAGGTTTTTACGACACTGTCCAGAAAGAAGGATGGGGCGGCATTCGTGCGAGAGATGCAGGTAATATGACGAAACGAGCGATTGAAATAGCGGAAGAACATCTAAGTAAGGGCAGATCTTAAAAGGTCTGCTCTTTTTTTTAATATATGTTACAATTTGTTAGATGCTAAGGAAAGCGAAGGTGTGCAGAATGCTTCTGGAAAAGGCTCCAGCAAAAATTAATTTATCGTTAGATGTATTATATAAGCGAGATGATGGGTTCCATGAAATTGAAATGGTTATGACAACAATCGATTTGTCTGACCATATTGAATTGACTCCACTAAAGGAGAATGTTATTAAAATTATTTCGGAAAACCGTTACGTTCCCAACGACAGCCGGAACTTGGCCTTTCAAGCAGCTGCAAAATTCAAGGAACGTTTTCAAATTAAAAAGGGTGTAGCAATCAAAATTAATAAACAAGTTCCTGTTGCAGCCGGTTTAGCTGGGGGAAGTAGCGACGCTGCTGCAGTATTACGTGGCTTAAATAAAATGTGGCAATTACAAAAGCCCTTTGAACAGCTTGCGTCGATTGGAGCTGAAATCGGGTCAGATGTACCTTTCTGTATTTATGGTGGAACAGCTTTAGCGAAAGGGAGAGGGGAACGATTAACGGAACTGACCCCCCCTCCATCTTGCTGGGTTGTACTAGCCAAACCCTCAATCGGTGTTTCAACGAAAACGGTTTATGAACAGTTGAATCTGCAACATGTTCAACATCCTAATACAGAAGAAATGGTACAGTCCTTGAAACACGAAGATTACGACCGCATGTGTAACCATATGGGGAATGTCCTTGAATCGGTTACATGCAAACTACACCCAGAAATTTTACAGTTGAAAGAACATATGAGACGTGCAGGCGCAGACAGTGTCCTTATGAGTGGAAGTGGCCCAACGGTGTTCGGCTTAACCCGTCAGGAAACTAGAGCTGAGCGTATTTACAATAGCCTAAGAGGTTTTTGTCAAGAGGTATACGTAGTAAGAATGTTAGGAAAGCCATTAGAGCTTGCGTAAAACCGTACCTTAGTGGTATAGTTTCTAGTAAATATTCGGATTTTGGAGTGGTTGCCATGAAAAGAAGTGAACGGCTTGTTGCGATGACGAACTATTTGCTAGACCATCCACAAGTATTAGTTCCTTTACCGTATTTTACGAAGGAATTTGATGCAGCAAAATCATCTATTAGTGAAGATTTAGATATTGTAAATGATATGTTTCAAAAGCAAGGAATTGGTTTTTTAGAAACTGTTCAAGGAGCTGCCGGTGGAATAAAATATATTCCGAAATACTCGGATAAAAATAGTAAGGCATTTATCGATCATATATGTAATAGAATTGAAGATCCTGACCGTTTACTTCCTGGTGGTTACTTATATATGAGCGATTTGTTGGGTGACCCAGAGACAATTCGTAATATCGGGAAAATATTTGCGACAGCCTTTGCGCAAAAAGGTGTGGAATACATCGTAACTGTTGCCACGAAAGGTATACCTCTTGCATATGCCACCGCTCAAATTATGAATGTACCTGTTATCATTGTTCGCCGTGACCCTAAAGTTACAGAAGGGTCTACTGTTAGTATTAATTACGTATCGGGGTCTTCCAAAAAAATTCAGACAATGGTATTAGCAAAGAGAAGTCTGCCTGAAGGGTCAAATGTTTGTATCATTGATGACTTTATGAAGGCTGGAGGTACAATTAACGGGATGAAAAGTTTGTTGGCAGAGTTTAATGCTAACGTATCGGGGATTGGAGTGCTTGCGGAAGCTGAAGATGAGGACGAAGACAGAGTAGTGGATGACTATATCTCTTTAATTCAAATCAAAGATGTTGATATAAAGAACCGCAAAATTGAAGTGTTAAAAGGGAATTACTTTCAAAATTAAACGATTTATGATAGAAAATACATCACCTCGGAAGGTAGATGTATTTTTTTAGTAAAAATAAAAGTTTTTTAAATATTTAGAAGGATTTCCTGTTCCGTATGTGGAAATATTGATATAAGTTCTAAGGGAAAAGGTGGTGAGACATAATGGAAGTGACAGACGTAAGATTACGCCGCGTAAACACAGACGGAAGAATGCGTGCAATTGCATCTATTACCTTGGACCAAGAGTTCGTTGTTCATGATATCCGCGTGATTGATGGAAACAACGGTTTGTTCGTCGCTATGCCGAGCAAACGTACTCCTGATGGTGAGTTCAGAGATATTGCACACCCGATCAATTCCGACACCCGTGCGAAGATTCAAGATGCGGTTTTAGCAGAGTATCACCGTGCCGGAGAGGAAAATGTCGAGTATGAAGAAGCTGGTGCTTCTTAAAACAAGAACGGATGTAAGCTAGAAGTCTAATCAAATATGATTGGGCTTCTTTTTTGTGTATAGAAAAAAGTTCACGAATTGGTCATGTGTCAACATGTTTGAAATACAGTATAATTTAAGATATATTCTTAATTGGAATAAAAGGATGGTGGGAGCTAATGTCAAATCGTTATGCAGTTATATTAGCAGCTGGTCAAGGTACGAGAATGAAGTCCTCCCTTTACAAAGTACTTCATCCTGTATGCGGAAAGCCTATGGTTCAACATGTGGTAGATCAATTAATAGATATTAATTTATCAGAAATCTATACAATTGTTGGACACGGAGCAGAAAAAGTCCAGGAGCAATTAGGCAATCAAACACAGTTTGTTCTGCAAGAAGAACAATTAGGTACTGGTCATGCAGTAATGCAAGCAAGTTCTTCATTAAGTGGAAAAAAGGGAACAACGGTCGTAATATGTGGTGATACCCCATTGCTTACTTCGAATACGTTGGAGTCTTTGATACAACAACATGAGAACGAAAATGCCAAAGTAACAGTACTAACTGCACAGCCAGAAGATCCAACAGGATATGGAAGGGTTGTTCGAAACAGTAATGACGAAGTAGAAAAAATTGTTGAGCATAAAGATGCCAATAAGGACGAGCGAAAAATTAGCGAAATTAATACGGGAACATATTGCTTTGACAATGAAGCATTATTTGAGTCGTTAAACCACGTTTCTAATGATAATGTTCAAGGTGAGTACTATTTACCGGATGTTATAGAAATACTAAAAAGCCAAGGGGAAAAAATTAGTGCTTATATAACACCGAATTTTGAGGAAACACTTGGAGTAAATGATCGTGTAGCCCTGTCAAAAGCAGAGGCTATAATGCGAAAAAGAATTAATCGCGAACATATGAAAAACGGAGTCACATTCATTGATCCAGATAACACATATATTGGACCAGATGTGAAGATTGACCAAGACGTTATCATCTATCCTGGAACGACGATAACAGGAGATGCAAAAATCGGAACAGGAGCAGAGATTGGTCCAAACAGTGAAATTAAAGATAGTGAAATTGGGCATAACACAGTCATTAAGCAAAGTGTTGTACATGATAGCCAAGTAGGAGATAAAGTACAAATTGGTCCATTTGCACATATAAGGCCTCTTTCTGAGATTAAAGATGAAGTGAAAGTGGGTAACTTTGTAGAAGTGAAAAAATCCTCCATGGGCCAAGGGAGTAAAGCATCACATTTAAGTTACATAGGCGATGCAGAGGTCGGTAAGGATGTAAACATAGGCTGTGGAGCCATAACGGTCAATTATGATGGAAAAAATAAATATAAAACCATCATAGAGGAGGGGTCATTTATTGGTTGCAATGCTAACTTAATTGCTCCTGTTAAGGTTGAAAAGGGAGCATATGTTGCAGCGGGGTCAACCATAACAAAGAATGTACCCGAAAAGGCGTTGTCGATAGCACGTTCCCGACAGACAAATAAAGAGGGATATGTTGATAAACTAAAAAAATAAAAGAAATTAACTTAATGGAGGTTTCGAAAGCTATGCCCAACCAATATGCAGATCCTTCACTAAAGGTGTTTTCTTTAAACTCTAATCCGAAGCTGGCAGAAAAAATTGCTCAAAACATTGGTACGGAGTTAGGAAAATGTTCTGTTACAACGTTTAGTGATGGTGAAATCCAAATTAATATCGAGGAAAGTATTCGAGGTTGTGACGTTTATGTTATTCAATCAACATGCCAGCCTGTAAATGATCATATCTTGGAATTACTGATTATGATTGATGCCCTAAAACGTGCATCAGCAAGAACAATTAACGTTGTTATACCTTATTATGGTTATGCTCGACAAGATCGGAAAGCTAGGTCTCGTGAGCCGATTACATCAAAGCTTGTAGCGAACTTATTACAAACTGCTGGTGCGACCAGACTTATTACATTAGACCTACATGCACCGCAAATCCAAGGTTTCTTTGATGTTCCGATTGATCATTTATTAGGTGTTCCTATCTTAGCCGATTACTTTGAAAGCAAAGGCTTAGAAGACATTGTCATCGTTTCACCAGATCACGGTGGAGTGACACGTGCAAGAAAAATGGCTGATATATTAAAAGCACCAATTGCTATTATCGATAAGCGCAGGCCAAGACCAAATGTAGCGGAAGTTATGAATATTGTAGGGAACATAGAAGGAAAAACGGCTATTTTAATAGATGACATAATCGATACTGCAGGAACCATTACATTAGCCGCTAATGCTCTTATTGAAAATGGAGCAAAGGATGTCTACGCTTGCTGTACACACCCGGTTTTATCTGGGCCAGCTATTGAGCGAATTGATCACTCGAAAATTAAAGAATTAGTTGTAACGGACTCGATTCCGTTAACAGACGATAAACGTATTGATAAAGTTACACAATTATCGGTTGGGCCTTTAATTGGTGAGGCAATTCGAAGAGTCCATGAATTGAAATCTATAAGCGTTCTATTTGATTAATGTTATAATTAGGTAATGGAGATGTTTTTTTCCTACATAAATAGGGAAAACTAATCTTTGTGAAATCAAATGGAGGGTGATAGTTTATGGTAGCAACCATTAAAGCAACAGAAAGAAAGGACTTAACACGCTCTGCAACTAGAGAATTACGACTCCAAGGCTTAATACCAGCTGTGGTATATGGTAAAGGGAAGGAACCTTCAACATTAGCTGTTAACACAATTGAATTGTTAAAGACAGTACGTGATGAAGGGAAGAATGCAGTATTTTCTCTTAAAGTAGAAGGAAAAAAGCCCCTTGATGTCATGCTTTACGACTATCAACAAGATTCCATCAAAGATGAACTTCTTCATGCTGATTTTTATCAAGTAGATATGTCTTCTGATGTAGATGTAGAAGTAGCCATCAATCTAAAAGGAGATACTACGTCTGGCGGAGGTGTACTACAACAAACACTTCACCAGTTGCATGTACGAGCAAAGCCAAACAAGATACCCGATGAAATTACGATTGATATAAGCAGTCTTGAAATTGGTGACAGCATTACAGTAGGAGACATTAAGCCAGACCAAGGGTATGAAATACTAGACGATGCAGAAACAACAATTGTTACGGTTTTACCTCCTCAAAACGAAAAGGTTGAAGAGGAAGGGGAAGAAGGAGCAGAAGCACCTGCTGAAGAATCAGGAGCGGGCAACGAGAATAACGATGAAGGATAATACGAAGACGCAACCGAATGGTTGCGTCTTCCATTTTCTTTTCGGGCCAATTTTCGGTAAAATATAAAGAAGTGTAGAAATGTCATTAAGAAAGAGGGATTGACATAAAATGAAATGTATTATTGGACTTGGTAATCCAGGGGCTAAATATGAACAGACAAGACATAATATTGGTTTTATGGTAATTGATGAACTTGCGAAACGGCACGGCTGGGAATTAAATAAAACAAAGTTTCACGCCCATTATGCTATCGAACAACTAAATGGAGAAAAAGTTATTTTAGTGAAACCGATGACTTATATGAATTTATCAGGAGAAGCAGTTCGACCACTCATGGAGTTTTACGATTTAGATGTAGTTGATATTGTTGTCATTTATGATGACCTTGATTTGCCCCCAGGCAAAATTCGTCTGCGGCAAAAAGGGGGACATGGAGGACACAATGGCATACGTAACATCATTGATCAATTAAATACGAAACAATTTAATAGGGTGCGGGTTGGAATTGGAAGGCCAGAAACACCGATGCCTGTACCGAATTATGTACTAGGGAAATTTTCCGATGAACAAATGCCGCAAGTAAAAGAAAGTATTCAACGGAGTGCAGATGCCTGTGAGCATTGGTTGCATAAATCGTTTTTAGAAGTGATGAATGATTTTAATTCGTAGTATAAGAATGAAACTGCTCGGACAAACTTGTAATAAGTATTGTTCGAGGAGGGTTTACATGGCCGTTGTCTACAGTTGCCGTTACTGTGGTAACACCGTCGGTGAAATTCAAGAACCTGTTGTAGAAGAACAACAGTTAGGATTAGATAGATTAACAAATGAAGAACGTTTAGAAATGGTTGAGTATAATGGAAATGGAGATATTGAGATTAAGACGATTTGTGAACATTGCCATGAAGCGTTAAACCGAAATCCAGAGTATCATGAGTTAGACAATTTTTTACAGTAACTGAAAAACAAAGCTTTGGTAGTTTTACCAAAGCGTTTTTGCATTGAGGTAGGAAGATTGGGGGAGTATTCGTTGCAAGGATTAAAGAATTATTTATTAGAACAGGAAGATATAGAAACAATCGTAACGGGCTATGCGTCAGGCATGCAGGAACAACTTGTGGCTGGTTTAACTGGTGCAGCTAGAAGTGTGCTCATTTCTCTATTACAGCAATCATTACATAAACCTCTATTTATTATTACTCACCAATTAACACAGGCACAGAAATTATATGAAGACCTTTTGGAATTAAGCTCAGACGCACCTGTTTACTTGTATCCCGTAAATGAACTAATGGCTTCAGAAATCGCTACTGCTAGTCCCGAAATGCGAAGTCAGCGGATAGATTCCCTTAATCGCTGGGTGAAAGAAGGGAATGGAATCTTTATCGCCCCTATCGCTGCATGTAAGCGGATATTGCCGCCTCCTAGCAGATGGAGGGAGGCACAGTTATCGTTTGAGGTAGGAACGGAAATTCCATATGAAGATTATTTACAAACATTAGTAGAGCTAGGATACAAGCGGGAAGATATGGTCATGTCTCCTGGTGATTTTAGTATGCGTGGAGGCATAATTGATATCTATCCTTTGACGGAGGAAAACCCTGTTAGGATTGAAATGTTTGATGAAGAAGTAGAATCTATACGTTATTTTGATTCAAATAATCAACGCTCATTGGATGAACTTAATAGGGTTGTTGTGGGTCCGGCAGAAGAGATGTTACTAACTGAGGAGGATGTAACAAAAGGTGTTCATCAATTAGAAAACTTGTTACAACAAACAGTCAAAAAAACTACGGATAAATCATTACGGGAATTATTTTTGGAGAATATAGAACATGATATCGACCGCTTACAAAGCGGTGAGCGTTTTACCGAAATGTACAAATACATTTCCTTATTTTATGAAGAACCTGCTAGTTTAGTAGACTATCTCCCTAAAGATGGTCTAATTGTCTTTGATGAGATGAGTCGAATTCAAGAAACAGTCCAACAGTTGGATCGAGAAGAAGGGGAATGGATTCAAAGCCTATTAGAACAACAAAAAGTTGTAAGAGATATGTCAATGTCATTTGATTGGCATCAATTACAAGATAAAATGCAACATTCGAAGTTATATTTATCTGTGTTTTTGCGTCATATACCGAATACTCAACCGGAGAATATCGTCAATTTTTCATCTCGGGTAATGCAACAGTTCCATGGGCAAATGAATTTATTAAAGAATGAATTAGATCGTTGGAAAACAGGTGGATTTTCAGTACTAATTGTAGCACCAACGAGAAAACGAATGGAAAAGATACAGGCTGTGTTAGAAGATTACGGCATGGAATCAGATATAAAGTCGGGCGATGTACAACTACCTGTAACTGTTCCTTCTATCATCAAAGGAAGTATTAGTAGTGGTTTTGAAATGCCGATGTATCGAATTGCTGTTTTGACGGAAGCTGAACTGTTTAATAAAAAGGCGAAGCGTCCAAAACGAAAACAAAAAATATCCAATGCGGAAAGAATTAAAAGTTACCAAGAATTAAAAGTTGGTGACTATGTTGTACACGCAAATCATGGTATTGGTAAGTATATTGGCATAGAGACGCTGGAAATGAATGGTGTTCATAAAGACTATATGCTTATTAATTACTCTGGCGATGACAAATTATTTGTCCCAATTGACCAAATAGACTTAGTACAAAAATATGTAGGATCTGAAGGAAAAGAGCCGAAAATCTATAAGCTAGGTGGCAGTGAGTGGAAGAAGGTAAAACGACGTGTTCAGTCATCAGTAGAGGATATCGCCGAAGATTTAATTAAACTGTATGCGGAACGTGAGGCCGCAAGAGGTCATCAATACTCCAAAGACACTGAAATGCAAAGGGAGTTTGAAGCAGCCTTTCCTTATCAAGAAACGGAGGATCAAATTCGTTGTATTGAAGAGATTAAACATGATATGGAACGCCCTCAACCAATGGATCGGTTATTATGTGGGGACGTTGGTTACGGAAAAACAGAAGTTGCTATACGTGCTGCATTCAAAGCGGTAATGGATGAGAAGCAAGTAGCGGTTCTTGTGCCAACAACAATCTTAGCTCAACAGCACTATGAAACGTTTATAGAACGTTTTAAGGAATTTGGATTAAACGTAGGTCTATTGAGCCGCTTTCGAACGAGAAAACAACAAAAAGAAACGTTGGAGAACTTGGAAAAGGGTTTAGTTGATGTTGTTATCGGAACGCATCGAGTATTATCTTCCGACGTGAAATTTAAAGACTTAGGACTATTAATCGTAGATGAAGAACAACGTTTTGGGGTAAAACATAAAGAAAAAATTAAGCAGTTAAAAACGAATGTTGATGTACTGACACTAACGGCGACTCCAATTCCGAGAACGTTACATATGTCAATGCTCGGTGTTCGGGATTTGTCCGTAATTGAAACACCACCGGAAAACAGGTTTCCAATCCAGACATATGTGTTAGAGTACAACCCCATTTTCATTCGGGAAGCAATTGAACGTGAGTTAGCTCGAGGTGGTCAAGTCTTCTTCTTATATAATCGGGTCGAGAACATTGAGCGAGTGGCAGGAGAAATTGATCAGTTAGTGGAAGGAGCAAGGGTTACCTATGCTCACGGCCAAATGAGTGAAGCACAGTTGGAAAGTGTTATGTTTGATTTTTTAGAAGGCCAATCTGACGTGCTAGTAAGCACAACGATCATCGAAACCGGTGTAGATATTCCGAATGTAAATACGTTAATTGTTTATGATGCAGATAAAATGGGACTTAGTCAGTTGTATCAACTGCGCGGGCGTGTTGGGCGTTCCAACCGAGTGGCTTATGCTTACTTTACGTACCAAAAGGATAAAGTATTAACCGAGGTTGCCGAAAAGCGATTGCAAGCAATCAAGGAATTTACCGAACTCGGCTCTGGATTTAAAATTGCTATGCGTGATTTATCTATTAGAGGTGCGGGGAATATATTAGGTGCAGAACAACATGGATTTATTGATTCCGTTGGTTTTGATATGTATTCCCAAATGTTAACCGATGCAATTGAAGCAAAAAAACAAGGGAAAGATTATGAAGAGGTTAAACCATTCCAAGTGGAAATGAATTTAGATATTGATGCATATATTCCTTCCTTTTATATAAAAGATGAAAAGCAGAAGATTGATATGTACAAACGATTCCAAGCAGTACAAAAGATGGACGAAATCTATGACATCAAAGAGGAATTGTTAGACCGTTTTGGGAATTATCCAGAAGAGGTTGAAAACTTACTGAAGGTTTCACGTATCAAAATTTATGCTAAAAGAGAAAAAATCGAATCGATTAATGAGCAAAATAAGAAGATTGAACTTCTCATGGAGGAAAGTGAAAGTAAAAGGATTGATGGAGAAAAACTGTTTCAAATTACAGAAGATTATCATCGAATCGTACGACTTGGCACGGAAAACAATCAGTTGAAGATTACGTTCCAGTTTGATCGGAGAAATCACAGCCAAAGATATGATGTACTTGAAACGTTCCTTGCTAAGTTAGAAAATACAAAAAATGCCTAAACTCCTTAAATTTATCTGTGTTGATGTATACTTTGGTCAAGTTGTCAGATACTAACTTTACTAGATGGTGGTTTCATTTAAAGGAAAAAGGACCATCGAGAAACAACAACAAAGAAAGCGAGGATTTAAGGATATGAAGGCAACAGGAATTGTTCGTCGCATCGATGATTTAGGAAGGGTTGTTGTTCCAAAAGAGATTCGCAGAACGTTGCGTATTCGTGAAGGAGATCCTCTAGAAATATTTGTAGACCGAGAAGGCGAGGTTATACTTAAAAAATATTCACCAATTAATGAACTAGGGGATTTTGCGAAAGAATATGCGGATGCCTTGTTTGATTCATTAGGTCATACAGTGCTTATTTCAGATCGTGATGAATTTATTGCTGTGGCTGGGGGACGAAAAAAGGAATTTTTAAATAAAAAAATTAGTACGCAAATTGAAAAAACAATGGATGAACGTACCGTTAAAATGGAGAAAAATGAACAAACAATTGAAGTTACAGACGGTAGGGAAGAAACGTTCTCCTCATATGTAATGGCACCGATCGTGGCAAACGGTGACCCTGTCGGTTGTGTCATTATGATTTCTAACGATAAAAATATGGATGATGCCGAGAAAAAGGCAGTAGAAACAGCAGCCGGATTTTTAGCGAGACAAATGGATTAACGGAGAACGAAAGGCTGTCACCTAATAGGGGAGGCAGCCTTTCAAACTTTATCTTTCTGCAGGGTTCCTATGCTATAATGGTCGATGATGCTGTACATAAGGAGTCCGCTATGAAACAGAAGAAGACGTTTTTATCAGGAGCCGTTATCTTGATGGTGGCCGGCATGATAAGTAAATTATTAAGTGCTAGTTACCGCGTACCCCTTCAAAATTTAACAGGTGATACCGGCTTTTATATATATCAACAAGTGTATCCGTTTTTAACACTTGCTTGGATTTTATCTATATATGGTTTTCCTGC containing:
- the veg gene encoding biofilm formation stimulator Veg; the encoded protein is MPKTLSEIKETLDGNIGKRLTLKANGGRRKTIQRSGVLAETYPSVFIVELDQDENAFERVSYSYADVLTETVELTFFDDMSKMA
- a CDS encoding small, acid-soluble spore protein, alpha/beta type, which encodes MGRRRGVMSDQFKEELAKDLGFYDTVQKEGWGGIRARDAGNMTKRAIEIAEEHLSKGRS
- the ispE gene encoding 4-(cytidine 5'-diphospho)-2-C-methyl-D-erythritol kinase is translated as MLLEKAPAKINLSLDVLYKRDDGFHEIEMVMTTIDLSDHIELTPLKENVIKIISENRYVPNDSRNLAFQAAAKFKERFQIKKGVAIKINKQVPVAAGLAGGSSDAAAVLRGLNKMWQLQKPFEQLASIGAEIGSDVPFCIYGGTALAKGRGERLTELTPPPSCWVVLAKPSIGVSTKTVYEQLNLQHVQHPNTEEMVQSLKHEDYDRMCNHMGNVLESVTCKLHPEILQLKEHMRRAGADSVLMSGSGPTVFGLTRQETRAERIYNSLRGFCQEVYVVRMLGKPLELA
- the purR gene encoding pur operon repressor, translating into MKRSERLVAMTNYLLDHPQVLVPLPYFTKEFDAAKSSISEDLDIVNDMFQKQGIGFLETVQGAAGGIKYIPKYSDKNSKAFIDHICNRIEDPDRLLPGGYLYMSDLLGDPETIRNIGKIFATAFAQKGVEYIVTVATKGIPLAYATAQIMNVPVIIVRRDPKVTEGSTVSINYVSGSSKKIQTMVLAKRSLPEGSNVCIIDDFMKAGGTINGMKSLLAEFNANVSGIGVLAEAEDEDEDRVVDDYISLIQIKDVDIKNRKIEVLKGNYFQN
- the spoVG gene encoding septation regulator SpoVG, whose translation is MEVTDVRLRRVNTDGRMRAIASITLDQEFVVHDIRVIDGNNGLFVAMPSKRTPDGEFRDIAHPINSDTRAKIQDAVLAEYHRAGEENVEYEEAGAS
- the glmU gene encoding bifunctional UDP-N-acetylglucosamine diphosphorylase/glucosamine-1-phosphate N-acetyltransferase GlmU — protein: MSNRYAVILAAGQGTRMKSSLYKVLHPVCGKPMVQHVVDQLIDINLSEIYTIVGHGAEKVQEQLGNQTQFVLQEEQLGTGHAVMQASSSLSGKKGTTVVICGDTPLLTSNTLESLIQQHENENAKVTVLTAQPEDPTGYGRVVRNSNDEVEKIVEHKDANKDERKISEINTGTYCFDNEALFESLNHVSNDNVQGEYYLPDVIEILKSQGEKISAYITPNFEETLGVNDRVALSKAEAIMRKRINREHMKNGVTFIDPDNTYIGPDVKIDQDVIIYPGTTITGDAKIGTGAEIGPNSEIKDSEIGHNTVIKQSVVHDSQVGDKVQIGPFAHIRPLSEIKDEVKVGNFVEVKKSSMGQGSKASHLSYIGDAEVGKDVNIGCGAITVNYDGKNKYKTIIEEGSFIGCNANLIAPVKVEKGAYVAAGSTITKNVPEKALSIARSRQTNKEGYVDKLKK
- a CDS encoding ribose-phosphate diphosphokinase translates to MPNQYADPSLKVFSLNSNPKLAEKIAQNIGTELGKCSVTTFSDGEIQINIEESIRGCDVYVIQSTCQPVNDHILELLIMIDALKRASARTINVVIPYYGYARQDRKARSREPITSKLVANLLQTAGATRLITLDLHAPQIQGFFDVPIDHLLGVPILADYFESKGLEDIVIVSPDHGGVTRARKMADILKAPIAIIDKRRPRPNVAEVMNIVGNIEGKTAILIDDIIDTAGTITLAANALIENGAKDVYACCTHPVLSGPAIERIDHSKIKELVVTDSIPLTDDKRIDKVTQLSVGPLIGEAIRRVHELKSISVLFD
- a CDS encoding 50S ribosomal protein L25/general stress protein Ctc: MVATIKATERKDLTRSATRELRLQGLIPAVVYGKGKEPSTLAVNTIELLKTVRDEGKNAVFSLKVEGKKPLDVMLYDYQQDSIKDELLHADFYQVDMSSDVDVEVAINLKGDTTSGGGVLQQTLHQLHVRAKPNKIPDEITIDISSLEIGDSITVGDIKPDQGYEILDDAETTIVTVLPPQNEKVEEEGEEGAEAPAEESGAGNENNDEG
- the pth gene encoding aminoacyl-tRNA hydrolase; the protein is MKCIIGLGNPGAKYEQTRHNIGFMVIDELAKRHGWELNKTKFHAHYAIEQLNGEKVILVKPMTYMNLSGEAVRPLMEFYDLDVVDIVVIYDDLDLPPGKIRLRQKGGHGGHNGIRNIIDQLNTKQFNRVRVGIGRPETPMPVPNYVLGKFSDEQMPQVKESIQRSADACEHWLHKSFLEVMNDFNS
- a CDS encoding anti-sigma-F factor Fin family protein translates to MAVVYSCRYCGNTVGEIQEPVVEEQQLGLDRLTNEERLEMVEYNGNGDIEIKTICEHCHEALNRNPEYHELDNFLQ
- the mfd gene encoding transcription-repair coupling factor; protein product: MQGLKNYLLEQEDIETIVTGYASGMQEQLVAGLTGAARSVLISLLQQSLHKPLFIITHQLTQAQKLYEDLLELSSDAPVYLYPVNELMASEIATASPEMRSQRIDSLNRWVKEGNGIFIAPIAACKRILPPPSRWREAQLSFEVGTEIPYEDYLQTLVELGYKREDMVMSPGDFSMRGGIIDIYPLTEENPVRIEMFDEEVESIRYFDSNNQRSLDELNRVVVGPAEEMLLTEEDVTKGVHQLENLLQQTVKKTTDKSLRELFLENIEHDIDRLQSGERFTEMYKYISLFYEEPASLVDYLPKDGLIVFDEMSRIQETVQQLDREEGEWIQSLLEQQKVVRDMSMSFDWHQLQDKMQHSKLYLSVFLRHIPNTQPENIVNFSSRVMQQFHGQMNLLKNELDRWKTGGFSVLIVAPTRKRMEKIQAVLEDYGMESDIKSGDVQLPVTVPSIIKGSISSGFEMPMYRIAVLTEAELFNKKAKRPKRKQKISNAERIKSYQELKVGDYVVHANHGIGKYIGIETLEMNGVHKDYMLINYSGDDKLFVPIDQIDLVQKYVGSEGKEPKIYKLGGSEWKKVKRRVQSSVEDIAEDLIKLYAEREAARGHQYSKDTEMQREFEAAFPYQETEDQIRCIEEIKHDMERPQPMDRLLCGDVGYGKTEVAIRAAFKAVMDEKQVAVLVPTTILAQQHYETFIERFKEFGLNVGLLSRFRTRKQQKETLENLEKGLVDVVIGTHRVLSSDVKFKDLGLLIVDEEQRFGVKHKEKIKQLKTNVDVLTLTATPIPRTLHMSMLGVRDLSVIETPPENRFPIQTYVLEYNPIFIREAIERELARGGQVFFLYNRVENIERVAGEIDQLVEGARVTYAHGQMSEAQLESVMFDFLEGQSDVLVSTTIIETGVDIPNVNTLIVYDADKMGLSQLYQLRGRVGRSNRVAYAYFTYQKDKVLTEVAEKRLQAIKEFTELGSGFKIAMRDLSIRGAGNILGAEQHGFIDSVGFDMYSQMLTDAIEAKKQGKDYEEVKPFQVEMNLDIDAYIPSFYIKDEKQKIDMYKRFQAVQKMDEIYDIKEELLDRFGNYPEEVENLLKVSRIKIYAKREKIESINEQNKKIELLMEESESKRIDGEKLFQITEDYHRIVRLGTENNQLKITFQFDRRNHSQRYDVLETFLAKLENTKNA
- the spoVT gene encoding stage V sporulation protein T; amino-acid sequence: MKATGIVRRIDDLGRVVVPKEIRRTLRIREGDPLEIFVDREGEVILKKYSPINELGDFAKEYADALFDSLGHTVLISDRDEFIAVAGGRKKEFLNKKISTQIEKTMDERTVKMEKNEQTIEVTDGREETFSSYVMAPIVANGDPVGCVIMISNDKNMDDAEKKAVETAAGFLARQMD